The sequence CATTTTGGATTTTTAGGATCAATGTTCATTTCCTTAAAATATAACGCTGTTACTATATCACATGCTGACAAAGAACCTCCTGGATGTCCGGATTTAGATTCATAAAGCATTTCAATTATATCTCTTCTGATTACATTTGCTTTTTCTTTTAACATTTTGTTCCTCCTTCTTTTGTTATATACAAATCTATATAATTTTATTGCATATTTATTCTTTTAAAGCCTTCTCCTAGTACTTCATTTGCATCATTAACTATTACAAAAGCTTTTTTATCAATTTTATATACTAATTTTTTAAGTTTCACTATCTGAGCTCTATTAACTACACAATATAGAATATCTTTATTTGAGCCGGTATACATTCCTTTTCCCTTAAATACTGTAACTCCTCTATTTAGCTCTTTTATTATTGTCATACCAATTTCATCTGGTTTTTGTGATATTATAAAGAATGATTTTGCATAACCCATACCTTCTAATATTTGATCAATAACTTTAACACTTATATATAGTGTTAATATTGAGTACAGAGATATTTCGATTTTTTTTGAAACTAACCCTGCAAATATAACTACACATATATCAATACTCATCATTAATTTAGCTATACTAAATCTAGGAAAAAATTTATTAAGTATTGCACCCGCTAAATCAGTGCCTCCTGTTGTACCTCCTGCTTTAAAGACTAATCCTATTCCTATTCCTGCTAAAACACCTCCAAATATTGACGCTAACAAAATATCATTAGTAGCGTTAGTATGAGGTAGCATTTTTAAAAATACTGATAATGTTATTGTTGCATAAAGCGTTTTTGCTCCAAATACTTTACCTAATACCATGACACCAACTATAAACAAAGGTACATTAATAGCTAAATTCATAATGTATACTTCTATGCCAAATAATTTTTTCATTACTACTGCAAAACCAGTTACACCTCCTGGTGCTATAGTATTTGGCTCTAGAAAAATATTTAATGACAGTGCTAATAATAATGTTCCCAATGTAACAAAAACATAACTTCCAATAAGCTTAAACCATTTGTTTTCCACTAGATTCATTAATATACCTCCCTGAATGTAAAAGTTTATAACTAAGTTTTCATTATTTTCACTAAAAACATAGTATACTTGATTTATTGTTGTTTGACTTATTATTCAACTAATTTCTCTCTAGAAAATAACAACAACAATACAAATTTAGGTAATGCCATTTGTCTTTTTATCCTAGATGGCTGTTTTATCAATCTATGAAGCCATTCTAAGCCAAGTTTTTGGTATATTAATGGTGCTCTCTTTACATCTCCTGCTAATATGTCTACTGTACCACCATTTCCTATCATTACTTTGCAATTTAATTTATCTCTATTTTTGTCTATCCACAATTCTTGTTTTGGTGCCCCTAAACATACAAATAATACTTCTGCGCCAGAATTGTTAATATCCTCAATTACAGCCTTTTCTTCATCATGTCCTTCATAACCTATATGTGTTCCTTTGAAATATCCGTTATGAATACCCGCTATCTTTATATTGGTATATTTTTTCATTATATTATCAACTGCTCTTTGAGCTGTTCCTTCTTTTCCTCCTAATATATATAATGAATAACCTTTTTTATCACATAAACTTAGTAATTTTGTTGATAAATCAACTCCTGTTACTCTTTCTTTTAACGGTTTTTTCTTTATTTTTGATGCATATATTAAACCTACTCCATCTGGTATGATTAAATCTCCTCTGTTTATCATGTTACATAAAGTATTGTCACTTCTAGCCTCCATAACAATTTCAGTGTTAGGAGTGTAAATAGACATTTGATTGTTATTTTCCAAAGCTTTTTCAACTGTTTTTACAGCATCAACTAGTGTAGTATTATTTACTGCAACACCCATAATTTTTATTACATTGTTCATTTAATCAACCTCATTTCAATAAGCTCATAGCAAACTCAACATTCATGTGTGATTTTTTTCTAAACTCTTCTCTGTGTTTTTCTAATTGACATCTTATCTCTTTTTTATTATTCCAAACATCATCAAACAAAGCTGCTAGCTCTGTATAATTCATATTTTGTATATCTATTTTGTAGGTTAGTCCAATATTATTCATAAAGCCTTCAACTTTCGGATCATATGCGACTGCAATCATTGGTGTTGTCTGTGTTGCTGCATATATTAAAGAATGTAATCTCATTGCTATTATTAGTTCAAGCTTTTTTATAATTCCCATTATTTCTTCTACACTGTATTCATGCTCTAAAATATAGCACTTTGTTTTAGTATGATTTTTTATGTCTTTACAAAAACTCAAATCAATAGGAAAATGCATAGGTATTAATAAAACCTCTACATCATAATTATCATTTATATAATCTACTGTTTTTGCGAATTCTTCTGCATTATTGTAATTTTTCCACTTTCTTAGCGATAAGCCTATAATCTTTTTGCTTCTGTCGATTCCTTCCAATTTCAGTATTTGGTTTATTCTATTATCATCAACTTCTTTTAATGCATAAACAGGATCAGCGGTTACATGGATATTGTTGTTTTTTACATTTAAATCTTTTAATGTATTCAATGAATCATAATCCCTTAGTGTTATCATATCAACTGTATTTAATACATTCTTTGATAACATTCTATTTACTCCCTTTATTATAGGACCTATACCATTCGCATAAACCATAACTGGTTTATTCATCAGTTTTGCAAGCTTAAGTAATGATAAATAATAGAGTATTGATTTAGTACTTGTAATATCCTGAATAAGACTACCACCACCGCTAATCAACAAATCACTATTCTTTATTTCCCTGAAAATACTATTAATACTGAACCTATCAACAGCTCTAATACCATATAACTCTGTAGTATTTTGGGGATCTTTTGAAAGCACGGTTAACTCTAACGTATTATCTATTTTTTTAAACTCATTAACGATTGCTTTTAATATAGCATCATCTCCGCTATTTTTAAAGCCATAATATCCAGAAATAAGTATTTTTTTCCCTTTATTCATATGGATACTCCTTTAATAATATTTATCAAACAAATAAGGCTTCCCTTAAAACAAACCTTCATTAGATACCCTTATTTCCTTCTAAATTAGCTAACTTCTGTATAGTAAGTATAAATCCTATTACTATCCAAAATGTTATTATAATTCTAGGTAAATATAAAACATTTTCAAATAATCCATGAAATAATATACTGGCAAAAGCAGCTAAAGCACCTGCTCCTAATGTAGAAATATAAGCATCACTCTTCTTTATAGCAATAATCGAATATTTAAATACTATAAATATTAAAAAAATAAGTGACAAAATTCCTAATATGCCCATTTCCGAAAATGTTTCAAGATACATATTATGTGAATGATATACATTCATAGTTCTTATATATTTAACAAATGTACTTTTAAATGGCAGATATCCAAAACCTACTCCTGTAAGCCAATTATCTCTAATAATATCCAATGTTATTGACCAAACCTTTATTCTATATGCATTTGAAGAATCACTAAGGTTTGTTATTGTCATAAGTCTGTGAAATATAGACGCTGGCATTAAAAATATTGATAATATACCTACCGGTATTGCTGCTAGTAACAATCTTTTCTCTACTATTATTATAAATATAAATAATCCAAATGCAAATCCAAGCCATCCACCTCTGGAAAAGGTAAGTACAAGAGTTATTGTCAATATCAATGTAGTCACTAAAAAAGTTGCTTTTTTAAGCATATTTTTACTCGACCAAAATAATGCTACTG comes from Abyssisolibacter fermentans and encodes:
- a CDS encoding WecB/TagA/CpsF family glycosyltransferase — encoded protein: MNNVIKIMGVAVNNTTLVDAVKTVEKALENNNQMSIYTPNTEIVMEARSDNTLCNMINRGDLIIPDGVGLIYASKIKKKPLKERVTGVDLSTKLLSLCDKKGYSLYILGGKEGTAQRAVDNIMKKYTNIKIAGIHNGYFKGTHIGYEGHDEEKAVIEDINNSGAEVLFVCLGAPKQELWIDKNRDKLNCKVMIGNGGTVDILAGDVKRAPLIYQKLGLEWLHRLIKQPSRIKRQMALPKFVLLLLFSREKLVE
- a CDS encoding O-antigen ligase family protein produces the protein MVVNEMNLKKIILPLLIGVICAFLYVYLDNKMFIAMIGGIALICMSLYNVNIGIGVALFTFPFVTKSQALLLLAFIAVIFAFDRMFINNHRIRKSHMDIPILLFIMMIIISTLLSTDINGSIRDLAIHIISICFMFTMINSIKNKQELNILITIFIMSAVLVSIYGLYQYKIGIKADSAWVDVANNPDLKTRVYSIFGNPNILAEYLIMALPFSVALFWSSKNMLKKATFLVTTLILTITLVLTFSRGGWLGFAFGLFIFIIIVEKRLLLAAIPVGILSIFLMPASIFHRLMTITNLSDSSNAYRIKVWSITLDIIRDNWLTGVGFGYLPFKSTFVKYIRTMNVYHSHNMYLETFSEMGILGILSLIFLIFIVFKYSIIAIKKSDAYISTLGAGALAAFASILFHGLFENVLYLPRIIITFWIVIGFILTIQKLANLEGNKGI
- the csaB gene encoding polysaccharide pyruvyl transferase CsaB; protein product: MNKGKKILISGYYGFKNSGDDAILKAIVNEFKKIDNTLELTVLSKDPQNTTELYGIRAVDRFSINSIFREIKNSDLLISGGGSLIQDITSTKSILYYLSLLKLAKLMNKPVMVYANGIGPIIKGVNRMLSKNVLNTVDMITLRDYDSLNTLKDLNVKNNNIHVTADPVYALKEVDDNRINQILKLEGIDRSKKIIGLSLRKWKNYNNAEEFAKTVDYINDNYDVEVLLIPMHFPIDLSFCKDIKNHTKTKCYILEHEYSVEEIMGIIKKLELIIAMRLHSLIYAATQTTPMIAVAYDPKVEGFMNNIGLTYKIDIQNMNYTELAALFDDVWNNKKEIRCQLEKHREEFRKKSHMNVEFAMSLLK
- a CDS encoding YitT family protein, which encodes MNLVENKWFKLIGSYVFVTLGTLLLALSLNIFLEPNTIAPGGVTGFAVVMKKLFGIEVYIMNLAINVPLFIVGVMVLGKVFGAKTLYATITLSVFLKMLPHTNATNDILLASIFGGVLAGIGIGLVFKAGGTTGGTDLAGAILNKFFPRFSIAKLMMSIDICVVIFAGLVSKKIEISLYSILTLYISVKVIDQILEGMGYAKSFFIISQKPDEIGMTIIKELNRGVTVFKGKGMYTGSNKDILYCVVNRAQIVKLKKLVYKIDKKAFVIVNDANEVLGEGFKRINMQ